In Terriglobia bacterium, the following are encoded in one genomic region:
- the rlmN gene encoding 23S rRNA (adenine(2503)-C(2))-methyltransferase RlmN, whose product MNFFFDFERPELAEAFQPSFRATQLYKSVYQRWFTDFESMSDLPKPLRAELAGEWDIRLPATHRRFDSSDGTRRYLVRLADGELAETVFIPEEHRNTVCISSQIGCALACTFCLTGQLGLTRHLTAGEMVTQALVAQRDNLSWEARDSFNIVLMGMGEPLHNYDNVMKAIRILHDEQGLNMSMSRITLSTAGLLPAIERLGSEPMIPNLAISLTGATNEKRNQLMPINRRYPIEQLLDAVRHFPLKHRQRVTFEYVLLRGLTDSPEDALHLVKLLKGMRAKVNLIPFNEAEEVPYKRPSDASIAQFQHILDDHQISAFVRKNRGNDISAACGQLKKKWADEPDQAALSTSL is encoded by the coding sequence ATGAATTTCTTCTTCGATTTCGAACGGCCCGAGCTGGCCGAAGCGTTCCAGCCTTCGTTCCGCGCGACTCAACTCTATAAATCGGTCTATCAGCGCTGGTTCACCGATTTCGAGTCGATGAGCGATCTGCCGAAGCCGTTGCGCGCGGAGCTGGCGGGTGAGTGGGATATCCGGCTTCCGGCGACGCACCGCCGCTTCGATTCATCCGATGGAACGCGCCGTTATCTGGTTCGCCTCGCTGATGGCGAGCTTGCCGAGACGGTTTTCATTCCCGAAGAGCATCGCAACACGGTCTGCATTTCTTCCCAGATCGGTTGCGCCCTTGCCTGTACCTTCTGCCTAACGGGACAGCTTGGCTTGACGCGTCACCTTACGGCCGGCGAAATGGTCACACAGGCGCTGGTCGCCCAGCGGGACAATCTCTCCTGGGAGGCGCGCGACAGCTTCAATATCGTGCTGATGGGGATGGGCGAGCCGCTGCACAACTATGACAACGTGATGAAGGCGATTCGCATTCTCCACGACGAGCAGGGACTGAACATGTCGATGTCGCGCATCACGCTTTCGACGGCCGGGCTTTTGCCCGCCATCGAACGCCTTGGAAGCGAGCCGATGATCCCGAATCTTGCGATTTCGCTGACCGGCGCTACGAATGAAAAGAGGAATCAGTTGATGCCGATCAACCGCCGGTATCCCATCGAACAATTGCTCGATGCGGTCCGGCACTTTCCCCTGAAACACCGGCAGCGCGTGACCTTTGAATACGTCCTACTGCGCGGACTGACGGACTCTCCTGAAGACGCGCTTCACCTGGTGAAGTTGCTTAAGGGTATGCGTGCGAAGGTGAATCTGATTCCGTTTAACGAAGCCGAAGAAGTCCCTTACAAACGGCCGTCCGACGCCTCAATCGCACAGTTTCAGCACATTCTCGACGACCATCAGATTTCCGCGTTCGTCCGCAAGAACCGTGGCAACGACATCTCTGCCGCCTGCGGCCAGCTCAAGAAGAAGTGGGCAGACGAGCCGGATCAAGCCGCGCTCAGTACGTCTCTTTAA
- the purL gene encoding phosphoribosylformylglycinamidine synthase subunit PurL, with amino-acid sequence MITDEILTQHGITEGEYKKIVEILKREPNLTELGIFSVMWSEHCSYKSSRVHLRRLPTKGPAVLQGPGENAGIIDIGDGLAVAYKIESHNHPSFIEPFQGAATGIGGILRDIFTMGARPIAAMNSLRFGPLHKAQNKRILEGVVGGIAFYGNCFGVPTVGGEVYFADNYSQNPLVNAFALGIFEKDKIFYGRATGVGNPVIYVGAKTGRDGIHGATMASAGFGEDAGAKRPNVQIGDPFMEKLLLEACLEAMQKGLIVGIQDMGAAGLTCSSCEMGARAGTGVDLDLDAVPQRETNMTAYEIMLSESQERMLLVADRSKEREVFEVFHKWGLDAVTVGRVTNNGILRVHQQSKVVAEIPNAPLADDAPVYQRPLMPPKSTLSSRLDDYTFLDGCEPAFIETFLSETGDWNKLLILAASSPNLSSRQWIWQQYDHMVQSNTMVGPGSDAAVVRVKGTKKALAMTLDGPGYRVARNPREGARLAVAEACRNIVCSGGRPLAATNCLNFGNPEHPEVMWQFSEVIDGMTEACSFFNTPITGGNVSFYNETFGGDIYPTPVLGMVGLIEDLALVTRSSFQSEGDSIVLVEPFQRLTGKVDLEEERAVQTFIASAIRDGLVKSAHDITEGGLSIAIAECCYSNPQRGAVGAEIQVPSHLEVRKDLFGESSSRVILSTSRPDELSRRAGEAGLNFHDLGKVGGKRLILKYEGVNAIDIGIAELESAWRQALPKLVS; translated from the coding sequence ATGATCACAGACGAAATCCTCACCCAGCACGGCATCACCGAAGGCGAATACAAAAAGATCGTCGAGATCCTGAAGCGCGAACCTAACCTCACGGAGCTCGGCATCTTCAGCGTGATGTGGAGCGAGCATTGCAGCTACAAGAGCTCGCGTGTGCACTTGCGCCGCCTGCCGACGAAGGGTCCCGCCGTCCTCCAGGGTCCCGGCGAGAACGCCGGCATTATCGATATCGGCGACGGCCTCGCTGTCGCGTACAAGATCGAATCCCACAATCACCCGTCCTTTATCGAACCGTTTCAAGGAGCGGCCACCGGCATCGGCGGCATTCTCCGCGACATCTTCACCATGGGCGCGCGCCCCATCGCCGCGATGAACAGCCTGCGATTCGGTCCGCTGCACAAGGCGCAGAACAAACGCATCCTCGAAGGCGTGGTGGGCGGTATTGCATTCTACGGAAACTGCTTCGGAGTTCCGACCGTCGGGGGCGAGGTTTACTTCGCCGACAATTACTCCCAGAACCCGCTGGTCAATGCCTTCGCGCTTGGAATCTTCGAGAAAGACAAAATTTTCTACGGCCGCGCCACCGGTGTCGGCAATCCCGTGATCTACGTCGGCGCCAAAACGGGGCGCGACGGCATCCACGGCGCAACGATGGCTTCGGCCGGCTTCGGCGAAGACGCCGGAGCCAAGCGGCCCAACGTCCAGATCGGCGATCCGTTCATGGAAAAGCTTCTCCTCGAAGCCTGCCTCGAAGCCATGCAGAAAGGCCTGATCGTCGGCATTCAGGACATGGGCGCCGCCGGCCTGACCTGTTCAAGCTGCGAGATGGGAGCGCGGGCCGGCACGGGCGTCGATCTCGATCTCGACGCTGTTCCCCAGCGCGAGACCAACATGACCGCATACGAGATCATGCTCAGCGAATCGCAGGAACGCATGCTGCTCGTCGCCGATCGAAGCAAGGAACGGGAGGTGTTCGAGGTCTTCCATAAGTGGGGCCTCGACGCCGTCACCGTCGGCCGCGTCACGAACAACGGCATCCTCCGGGTCCACCAGCAAAGCAAAGTTGTCGCTGAAATTCCGAATGCACCGCTCGCCGACGACGCTCCGGTCTACCAGCGCCCCTTGATGCCGCCGAAATCCACGCTTTCATCCAGGCTCGACGACTACACGTTCCTCGACGGCTGCGAGCCCGCATTCATCGAAACATTCCTTTCCGAAACCGGCGACTGGAACAAGCTGCTGATACTCGCCGCCTCCTCGCCCAATCTCTCAAGCAGACAATGGATCTGGCAGCAATACGACCACATGGTCCAGTCCAACACGATGGTGGGACCTGGTTCGGACGCTGCCGTTGTTAGAGTCAAAGGCACGAAGAAAGCACTGGCAATGACGCTCGATGGCCCCGGCTATCGGGTGGCGAGAAATCCGCGCGAAGGCGCCAGGCTCGCGGTTGCCGAAGCGTGCCGCAACATCGTTTGCTCGGGAGGGCGGCCGCTGGCGGCAACCAATTGCCTCAATTTTGGAAACCCGGAGCATCCGGAAGTGATGTGGCAATTCAGTGAAGTGATCGACGGAATGACGGAAGCGTGCAGTTTCTTCAACACGCCGATCACCGGCGGCAACGTCAGCTTTTATAACGAGACATTCGGCGGAGATATCTATCCGACACCCGTCCTCGGCATGGTCGGCCTTATCGAAGACCTTGCTTTAGTGACGCGATCCTCGTTCCAGAGCGAAGGCGACTCGATCGTTCTCGTCGAGCCTTTCCAGCGCCTCACCGGCAAAGTCGACCTGGAAGAAGAGCGCGCGGTTCAGACTTTTATCGCGTCGGCAATTCGCGACGGGCTCGTGAAATCTGCGCACGATATCACCGAAGGCGGCCTGTCGATTGCGATCGCCGAATGTTGCTATTCGAATCCGCAGCGCGGCGCCGTCGGCGCTGAAATCCAGGTTCCGTCCCACCTCGAGGTGCGGAAAGATCTGTTCGGCGAGTCCTCGTCGCGCGTCATTCTGAGCACATCCCGGCCGGATGAGCTGAGCCGGCGCGCCGGAGAGGCAGGACTGAATTTCCATGACCTGGGAAAGGTTGGCGGTAAGCGGTTGATCCTGAAGTATGAAGGGGTAAATGCCATCGACATCGGCATCGCGGAACTGGAATCGGCGTGGCGACAGGCTCTGCCGAAGCTGGTATCATAG
- the purB gene encoding adenylosuccinate lyase, which yields MIERYTRPRMGRIWEDQNKYQRWLDVELAVTETLAERNVIPEKDAEEIRSRASFSVDRINEIEAEVKHDVIAFTTSVSEFVGPASRFFHFGLTSSDVLDTAMALQVRDASIVITEDLQRLLDVIKKRAHEFKTTVVVGRTHGIHAEPTTFGLKLALFYDEVARQQARFKEAAETMRVGKLSGAVGTFAHLSPDVEEAVMAKLKLKAAPASSQVIQRDRHAHYITTLALIGSTLEKIAVEIRHLQRTEVREAEEYFSEKQKGSSAMPHKRNPITSEQIAGLARILRSNAVAAMENVALWHERDISHSSVERIIFPDSTILADYLLEKTANLIEKLVVYPDRMKQNLELTHGLIYSGELLLALVAHNVTREDAYRWVQRNAMRVWDEGGTFKEKVLTDADIEKALTASDVDHVFDSSRIFENVDRIFARVFNSMDVRS from the coding sequence ATGATTGAGAGATACACGCGCCCGCGAATGGGCCGCATCTGGGAAGATCAGAACAAATACCAGCGCTGGCTGGACGTGGAACTGGCTGTCACTGAGACCTTAGCGGAGCGAAACGTCATTCCTGAAAAGGATGCGGAAGAGATTCGCAGCCGCGCCAGTTTTTCGGTCGACCGGATCAACGAAATCGAAGCCGAAGTGAAGCACGACGTCATCGCGTTCACCACCTCGGTCTCCGAATTTGTTGGACCTGCCTCCCGCTTCTTTCATTTCGGTCTCACCTCCTCGGACGTACTCGATACGGCGATGGCGCTGCAGGTCCGGGACGCGTCCATCGTCATCACCGAAGACCTGCAGCGATTGCTCGATGTCATCAAAAAACGCGCGCACGAATTCAAAACAACGGTCGTGGTCGGGCGGACGCACGGCATCCATGCGGAGCCGACAACCTTCGGGCTGAAACTTGCGCTGTTCTACGACGAAGTCGCGCGCCAGCAGGCACGATTCAAGGAAGCGGCCGAAACGATGCGCGTCGGCAAATTATCCGGCGCGGTGGGAACGTTTGCGCATCTCTCGCCGGATGTCGAAGAAGCGGTGATGGCGAAATTGAAGCTGAAAGCCGCTCCCGCTTCGTCTCAGGTCATCCAGCGCGACCGCCATGCGCACTACATCACAACGCTCGCGCTGATCGGATCGACGCTCGAAAAGATCGCGGTCGAAATCCGGCATCTGCAACGGACGGAAGTCCGGGAAGCGGAAGAATATTTTTCGGAGAAGCAAAAGGGATCGTCGGCAATGCCGCACAAGCGGAATCCGATCACTTCGGAACAGATTGCCGGGCTGGCGCGCATCCTCCGAAGCAATGCCGTCGCGGCAATGGAGAACGTGGCGCTATGGCATGAGCGGGATATTTCGCATTCGTCGGTCGAACGCATCATTTTCCCGGATTCGACGATCCTGGCGGATTACCTCCTGGAAAAAACTGCAAATCTCATCGAAAAACTCGTCGTGTATCCCGACCGGATGAAGCAGAATCTGGAGTTGACCCACGGCCTCATCTATTCCGGCGAATTGTTGCTGGCCCTCGTCGCCCACAACGTCACACGCGAGGATGCATATCGATGGGTCCAACGTAACGCCATGCGCGTGTGGGACGAAGGCGGCACGTTCAAAGAAAAAGTCCTCACGGACGCCGACATCGAAAAAGCGCTCACGGCGTCCGACGTCGATCACGTTTTCGATTCGAGCCGGATTTTCGAAAATGTCGACCGGATTTTTGCGCGGGTGTTCAATTCAATGGATGTGAGATCATGA
- a CDS encoding redoxin domain-containing protein gives MLERVKAIVFFVAVGLVAGIFVYRQATNTGDPGVINIGQKAPDFTVKDESGRHIKLSDFRGKVVFLNLWGTWCDSCVKEMPEIQELYQRFKGRPFEMLEVSVDNDWPEIHQFYKEHNFALPTYLDPGHQVANLYKVAKFPETFLIDGNGNVVKHTWFEHWADPRVVAKVETLVKQLEPKQQDASD, from the coding sequence ATGCTTGAGCGCGTAAAAGCCATTGTATTCTTCGTGGCAGTCGGTCTCGTGGCCGGTATCTTCGTGTATAGACAGGCGACCAACACGGGCGATCCTGGCGTCATCAATATTGGACAGAAAGCTCCTGATTTTACGGTCAAGGATGAGAGTGGCCGGCACATTAAGCTGAGCGATTTCCGCGGCAAGGTTGTGTTCCTGAATCTGTGGGGCACCTGGTGCGACAGTTGTGTCAAGGAGATGCCTGAAATTCAAGAGCTTTATCAGCGCTTCAAAGGCCGTCCGTTCGAGATGCTGGAAGTCAGTGTCGATAACGATTGGCCGGAAATTCACCAGTTCTACAAAGAGCATAATTTCGCCCTTCCGACCTATCTGGATCCAGGACATCAGGTTGCCAATCTGTACAAGGTGGCCAAGTTTCCGGAGACGTTTCTCATCGATGGCAACGGCAATGTCGTCAAGCATACCTGGTTCGAGCATTGGGCCGATCCGCGCGTGGTCGCCAAAGTGGAGACGCTCGTCAAGCAATTAGAGCCGAAGCAGCAGGACGCCTCCGACTGA
- the purM gene encoding phosphoribosylformylglycinamidine cyclo-ligase, which produces MGITYKDAGVDIDKSNSAKKRIRELARQTFTPGVLSDIGSFGGMFACNFTGMAEPVLVSSTDGVGTKLKIAVAMNRHNTVGADLVNHCIDDILVQGARPLFFMDYVATGRLNPDVMVSVVEGVARACKEAGCALIGGETAEMPGFYADGEYDVAGFIVGIVDRKRILDGKSIRHDDLLIGLPSVGLHTNGYSLARKLFFEVAGLTADSKVNGLEGTVGEELLKPHINYEPALREALANNLVEGLAHITGGGITENLNRILPENCQAEVQLGSWPVIPLCRVMAEIGKIERDEMLRATNMGIGMVIVVRPSNLDALTATLKTPYYQIGRIIPGEPRVSYRT; this is translated from the coding sequence ATGGGCATCACCTACAAAGACGCCGGCGTCGATATCGACAAATCGAACTCCGCAAAAAAACGGATACGCGAGCTCGCACGGCAGACCTTCACGCCGGGAGTGCTTTCCGACATCGGCTCCTTTGGCGGCATGTTCGCCTGCAACTTTACCGGGATGGCTGAACCGGTTCTGGTTTCGAGCACGGACGGCGTGGGCACAAAACTCAAAATTGCCGTCGCCATGAACCGTCACAATACGGTGGGCGCCGATCTCGTCAATCATTGTATCGACGACATCCTGGTTCAGGGCGCGAGGCCGCTATTTTTCATGGATTACGTCGCCACCGGCCGCCTGAATCCCGATGTCATGGTTTCGGTTGTCGAGGGGGTCGCGCGGGCCTGCAAAGAGGCCGGCTGCGCGTTGATCGGCGGAGAGACCGCAGAGATGCCGGGCTTCTATGCAGACGGAGAGTATGACGTGGCGGGATTCATCGTCGGCATCGTCGACCGAAAGCGCATTCTTGACGGCAAATCCATCCGCCATGACGATCTGTTGATCGGCTTACCGTCGGTCGGCCTGCACACCAATGGATATTCGCTCGCTCGAAAACTGTTCTTCGAAGTTGCCGGACTGACTGCGGATTCGAAGGTTAACGGCCTCGAAGGCACGGTCGGCGAGGAGTTGCTCAAGCCCCACATCAATTACGAGCCGGCCCTGCGCGAGGCCCTCGCGAACAATCTGGTCGAAGGACTGGCGCATATCACCGGCGGCGGGATCACGGAGAATCTGAATCGCATCCTTCCTGAAAATTGCCAGGCGGAAGTGCAGCTCGGCTCGTGGCCGGTGATTCCGTTATGCCGCGTCATGGCGGAGATCGGCAAGATCGAGCGGGACGAAATGTTGCGCGCGACGAATATGGGAATCGGTATGGTCATCGTCGTACGGCCGTCGAACCTGGATGCGCTCACCGCAACTTTGAAGACGCCCTATTACCAGATCGGACGAATCATCCCGGGCGAACCTCGCGTCAGTTACCGCACATGA
- a CDS encoding MBL fold metallo-hydrolase has product MTITVSVLGSGSRGNATFVKTDRVRLLIDAGMSRKEIARRLESIGEDPDGIDAVFITHEHSDHSGGLRMLLKDLPLQAFLTAGTIRALAADEYEMNGSKLVPIPAGVPFMVGDIEVFPFSVPHDATEPVAFTINCGGVRVTQLTDIGYMPDGVAERLRESAVLILESNHDLEMLRVGPYPWVLKQRLMGRFGHLSNTAVGRFIREQYDGKAQHMVLAHLSSKNNHPAIAKHEAARALRDRGLANTQLTVTSQDEPTVPIRL; this is encoded by the coding sequence ATGACGATAACAGTATCGGTCCTGGGAAGCGGAAGCCGCGGCAACGCGACTTTTGTTAAAACCGATCGTGTGCGGCTCCTCATCGACGCGGGGATGAGCCGCAAGGAAATTGCCCGCCGCCTCGAATCCATCGGCGAAGATCCCGATGGGATCGACGCGGTCTTTATTACGCACGAACACAGCGATCATTCCGGCGGTCTGCGGATGCTGCTGAAAGATCTGCCGCTGCAGGCATTTCTAACGGCCGGAACCATTCGCGCGCTCGCGGCGGACGAATATGAGATGAACGGATCGAAACTGGTGCCCATACCGGCGGGCGTTCCGTTCATGGTCGGCGATATCGAAGTTTTCCCATTCAGTGTTCCCCACGACGCAACAGAGCCCGTCGCCTTCACCATCAATTGCGGCGGCGTCCGAGTAACGCAACTGACGGACATCGGATACATGCCGGATGGCGTCGCCGAACGGCTGCGCGAATCGGCCGTGCTGATTCTCGAATCCAACCACGACCTGGAAATGCTGCGGGTGGGCCCGTATCCCTGGGTGCTGAAACAACGCTTAATGGGCAGGTTTGGACATCTTTCGAACACCGCTGTCGGCCGCTTCATTCGTGAACAATATGACGGCAAAGCACAGCATATGGTGCTGGCGCATCTCAGCTCGAAGAACAATCACCCGGCAATCGCAAAGCATGAAGCAGCACGGGCTCTGCGCGATCGCGGGCTGGCAAATACACAATTGACGGTGACTTCGCAAGACGAACCCACGGTGCCGATTCGTTTATAG
- the purF gene encoding amidophosphoribosyltransferase — protein sequence MCGIFGIANHADASQMTYLGLYALQHRGQESTGISCSDGEQVHTHKAMGYVADVFSEDALAKLKGVNAIGHTRYSTAGDSNEGNAQPIVVSCRYGTVGLVHNGNLINALSLREKLEQDGAIFQSTSDSEVILHLLTKSEAGDLFGALGETLKQVQGAFSLLLLTEDSLIGVRDPNGFRPLNIGKLNGSYVLASETCAFDLIGASYVREVEPGEIVLIRGGELKSVRALHAPRLAKCIFEHVYFSRPDSMVFGRSVQASRDQMGRILAQESGIDADFVVPIPDSGVSAAIGFSQESGIPFAFGLIRNHYVGRTFIEPKTKIRNFGVKVKLNPVRELLAGKRVILIDDSIVRGTTSRKIVKMVRAAGAKEVHMRISCPPTLSPCFYGIDTPTKKELIASSHTVEEIGKYIEADSLAYLSLQGLIRAVNGKGNEFCTACYTGQYPIDFADMTLEAKAEDRQLDLWEVSMKE from the coding sequence ATGTGCGGAATCTTTGGGATCGCGAATCATGCCGACGCCTCGCAGATGACGTACCTGGGACTCTACGCGCTGCAACATCGCGGACAGGAAAGCACCGGCATCTCATGTTCCGACGGTGAACAGGTTCATACGCATAAGGCGATGGGCTATGTCGCCGATGTCTTCTCGGAAGATGCGCTGGCGAAGCTCAAAGGTGTCAACGCCATCGGCCACACTCGATACTCCACGGCAGGTGACAGCAACGAAGGCAACGCCCAGCCGATCGTCGTCAGCTGCAGATACGGCACGGTCGGCCTCGTTCACAACGGAAATCTGATCAATGCGCTTTCGCTCCGCGAAAAACTCGAACAGGACGGCGCAATTTTCCAATCGACCAGTGACAGCGAAGTCATCCTGCACCTGCTCACCAAATCCGAAGCCGGCGATCTGTTCGGCGCCCTTGGCGAAACACTCAAACAGGTCCAGGGGGCCTTCTCCCTGCTGCTGCTGACGGAAGACTCGCTGATCGGCGTCCGCGATCCTAATGGATTCCGGCCACTGAATATCGGAAAGCTGAACGGCTCATATGTGCTCGCATCCGAAACCTGCGCTTTCGATCTGATCGGCGCGAGCTATGTCCGGGAGGTCGAACCCGGAGAGATCGTTTTGATTCGAGGCGGCGAGTTGAAGTCCGTGCGGGCGTTACACGCGCCGCGCCTCGCGAAATGTATTTTCGAGCATGTGTACTTTTCGCGCCCGGACAGCATGGTCTTTGGACGCTCGGTTCAGGCCAGCCGCGATCAGATGGGACGCATCCTGGCACAGGAAAGCGGAATCGATGCAGATTTCGTGGTGCCGATTCCGGACTCGGGCGTTTCCGCCGCGATCGGGTTCTCGCAGGAGTCCGGCATTCCCTTCGCGTTCGGCCTGATTCGAAATCACTATGTCGGTAGAACCTTCATCGAACCGAAAACGAAGATCCGCAACTTCGGTGTGAAAGTGAAGCTCAACCCGGTTCGGGAGCTTCTGGCCGGCAAGCGCGTCATCCTCATCGACGATTCGATCGTGCGCGGCACAACCAGCCGGAAGATCGTGAAGATGGTTCGCGCGGCCGGGGCGAAAGAAGTTCATATGCGAATCAGCTGCCCGCCGACGCTGTCACCGTGCTTTTACGGCATCGACACGCCGACCAAGAAAGAATTGATCGCGTCGAGCCATACCGTCGAGGAGATCGGAAAATATATTGAGGCGGATTCCCTGGCATACCTGAGCCTGCAGGGCCTGATCCGCGCTGTAAATGGCAAGGGAAACGAGTTCTGTACGGCGTGCTACACCGGCCAGTATCCGATCGATTTTGCGGACATGACTCTGGAGGCCAAAGCTGAAGATCGCCAGCTCGATCTCTGGGAAGTGAGCATGAAAGAGTAA
- the purQ gene encoding phosphoribosylformylglycinamidine synthase subunit PurQ, producing MKFGVVIFPGSNCEQDCHYVIQSVLGKPVEYIWHQDTSVKGFDAVILPGGFAYGDYLRTGALARFSPVMNAVADFAKKGGLVFGICNGFQILTEAGLLPGALLRNVGLKYVCKFEYLKTETADTPFTNLLSKGQLLRIPIGHGEGNFFADAEILRRIEGNGQVAFRYADGAGEITREANPNGSLNNIAGIVNEQRNVLGMMPHPDRSSEAILGSADGKLIFESMVTALVTK from the coding sequence ATGAAGTTTGGCGTCGTCATATTCCCCGGTTCAAACTGCGAGCAGGACTGCCACTACGTCATCCAATCCGTCCTCGGCAAACCCGTCGAATACATCTGGCACCAGGACACCTCCGTCAAAGGGTTCGACGCGGTCATTCTGCCCGGCGGATTCGCTTACGGCGACTACCTGCGCACCGGCGCGCTCGCCCGGTTTTCTCCGGTGATGAATGCCGTCGCGGACTTCGCCAAAAAAGGCGGGCTGGTTTTCGGCATCTGCAACGGCTTCCAGATTCTCACCGAAGCAGGACTGCTGCCCGGGGCATTACTGCGGAATGTTGGCTTGAAGTACGTCTGCAAATTCGAATATCTGAAAACGGAAACGGCGGACACTCCGTTCACGAATCTACTGTCCAAAGGCCAGCTGCTTCGGATTCCCATCGGGCACGGCGAAGGGAATTTCTTCGCCGACGCGGAAATTCTGAGAAGGATCGAAGGCAACGGCCAGGTCGCATTCCGTTATGCGGACGGTGCAGGAGAGATCACGCGCGAAGCCAATCCCAACGGATCGCTGAACAACATCGCGGGCATCGTGAACGAACAGCGCAACGTCCTCGGCATGATGCCGCATCCAGACCGCTCCAGCGAGGCCATCCTCGGAAGCGCGGACGGCAAGCTGATATTCGAATCGATGGTCACGGCTCTCGTAACGAAATGA
- the purS gene encoding phosphoribosylformylglycinamidine synthase subunit PurS yields MKATVIVTLKPTVLDPQGMTIHRSLASLGLTDVTDVRQGKIFHVQLKEGNREQVERLAKEVLTNPVIEEYRITWE; encoded by the coding sequence ATGAAAGCAACCGTTATCGTTACGCTGAAACCGACAGTGCTCGATCCGCAGGGCATGACGATCCATCGCAGTCTCGCCTCTCTGGGCCTCACCGATGTTACCGACGTGCGGCAGGGCAAGATCTTTCATGTTCAGCTCAAGGAAGGCAACCGAGAGCAGGTCGAGCGGCTGGCGAAGGAAGTCCTGACCAATCCGGTGATCGAGGAATATCGAATTACCTGGGAGTGA
- a CDS encoding alpha/beta fold hydrolase: MHNSWFRTLILSLSVFGLLVSVAHGQAFPRPRADAGPKPKNVRGLVTDSAGKPITGARVFIRDVKTKVVRTLETDTAGEYRVMALTPTVDYEVYAEYQGKQSEKKFVSSFLNREDNVLNFQLPVSAADSGKVSTENAPIIKAYDLVELHGSFEMPVGVPAPIPAVLLLHGYGEDRSVWKDFSRQLIERGWAVMTLDLRGHGESRMKNGIAVQLSPEWRTNSREFPLDLDPALDWLKSRPRVDGRKIVVIGSDIGADLALIASGRFPEVRTVVAINPKLDESLSLAGSAHDFQPQSSLIVTPNQAEGDRIKALVKPPSRVLVISRSGGTAQWAADKQVDDAIFQWLKETY; the protein is encoded by the coding sequence ATGCACAATAGCTGGTTCCGGACCCTGATTTTGTCTCTGTCTGTCTTCGGATTGCTGGTCTCGGTTGCACATGGCCAGGCATTTCCCCGGCCCCGCGCCGACGCTGGCCCGAAGCCGAAAAATGTTCGTGGTCTGGTCACCGATTCGGCGGGCAAGCCGATAACCGGCGCGCGTGTGTTCATCCGGGACGTGAAAACAAAAGTCGTACGCACGCTCGAAACCGACACGGCGGGTGAATACAGAGTTATGGCCCTGACGCCGACCGTCGATTACGAAGTCTATGCGGAATATCAGGGCAAGCAATCGGAGAAAAAATTCGTCAGCTCGTTTCTCAATCGCGAAGACAACGTACTGAACTTTCAGCTTCCTGTCAGCGCCGCGGACAGCGGTAAAGTGTCCACGGAGAACGCACCCATAATCAAAGCCTACGATCTCGTCGAACTGCACGGGTCGTTCGAAATGCCCGTCGGCGTGCCGGCGCCGATTCCAGCCGTCCTGCTCCTGCATGGTTATGGTGAGGATCGATCGGTCTGGAAGGACTTCTCCAGGCAATTGATCGAGCGGGGCTGGGCCGTGATGACGCTCGACCTCCGAGGTCACGGCGAAAGCCGCATGAAAAACGGGATCGCGGTCCAGTTGTCCCCGGAATGGCGTACCAATTCCCGGGAATTTCCGCTGGATCTGGATCCCGCACTGGATTGGCTGAAATCCCGCCCACGCGTCGACGGGCGGAAAATTGTCGTCATCGGATCGGATATCGGCGCGGATCTCGCCCTCATTGCCAGCGGCCGCTTCCCGGAAGTTCGAACCGTGGTCGCCATCAATCCGAAGCTCGACGAAAGCCTCTCGCTCGCCGGCAGCGCTCACGACTTTCAACCGCAATCGAGTCTGATCGTCACTCCGAACCAGGCCGAAGGCGACCGCATCAAAGCGCTCGTCAAACCGCCTTCACGGGTGCTGGTCATTTCACGTTCCGGGGGAACCGCCCAATGGGCAGCGGACAAGCAGGTCGACGACGCGATCTTTCAGTGGCTTAAAGAGACGTACTGA